A stretch of the Sorangium aterium genome encodes the following:
- a CDS encoding serine/threonine-protein kinase, whose translation MTRNSVIPELVAGRYRMERRISAGGMGTIWHAQDLALERPVALKLMLDTYASDAGARERFAREARAAARLGTETDYVVRILDFGVDAATPYIVMELLNGEDLEARLVRRGTLSVQEVAAFLPQIACALRKAHAIRLVHRDIKPANIFISSQDEEERIKLLDLGIVKELGPGAISTSGKILGTLWYMSPEQLDGKPLDHRTDLWSLGLVIYRALTGRLPFQGKTVGEHLMVLFEGKAPRIAEIAPHLPADLDGFFERALKVDPAPRFQTADELARAFVAIAKGSWRPPPPLAEARGEPEGAPPHAVAPTVPNEAMGWRAAEQPQSSSAR comes from the coding sequence ATGACCCGTAACAGCGTGATTCCAGAGCTCGTCGCCGGCCGCTACAGGATGGAGCGACGGATCTCGGCAGGCGGCATGGGGACGATCTGGCATGCTCAGGATCTCGCCCTGGAGCGCCCGGTAGCCCTGAAGTTGATGCTGGACACCTATGCCTCGGACGCAGGCGCGCGCGAGCGCTTCGCGCGCGAGGCGAGGGCGGCGGCTCGGCTCGGCACGGAGACGGACTATGTCGTACGGATCCTGGATTTCGGCGTCGACGCCGCGACGCCGTACATCGTGATGGAGCTGCTGAACGGGGAAGATCTCGAAGCGCGGCTCGTGCGGCGCGGAACGCTGTCCGTTCAGGAGGTCGCCGCGTTCCTTCCTCAGATCGCCTGTGCGCTGCGGAAGGCGCACGCGATCAGGCTCGTGCACCGGGACATCAAGCCGGCGAACATCTTCATCTCCTCCCAGGATGAGGAGGAGAGGATCAAGCTCCTGGATCTCGGCATCGTGAAGGAGCTCGGGCCGGGGGCGATCTCCACGTCCGGCAAGATCCTCGGCACGCTCTGGTACATGAGCCCGGAGCAGCTCGACGGCAAGCCGCTGGATCACCGCACCGATCTCTGGTCGCTCGGCCTCGTGATCTACCGAGCGCTCACGGGGCGGCTCCCCTTCCAGGGGAAGACCGTGGGAGAGCACCTGATGGTGCTCTTCGAGGGCAAGGCGCCCCGCATCGCCGAGATCGCGCCGCACCTCCCCGCCGACCTGGATGGCTTCTTCGAGCGCGCGCTGAAGGTGGATCCCGCGCCGAGATTTCAGACGGCCGATGAGCTGGCCCGGGCGTTCGTGGCGATCGCCAAGGGTTCCTGGCGGCCGCCGCCTCCGCTGGCGGAGGCGCGCGGCGAGCCCGAGGGCGCTCCGCCCCACGCCGTGGCGCCCACCGTGCCGAACG